In Erigeron canadensis isolate Cc75 chromosome 6, C_canadensis_v1, whole genome shotgun sequence, the following are encoded in one genomic region:
- the LOC122604744 gene encoding type IV inositol polyphosphate 5-phosphatase 7-like: MDTITTRHGYYYKPHLKTFGRWFSNKHKTKSRSSLFKELADESGDEYEDDGSFMSSEMDPCISINELRIFVATWNVAGRSPGGSLVVDLDEWLNVKESADIYVLGFQEIVPLKAKNVIGGEDLTAATNWNLLIGQILNDRCGISTASLEEDEEEGLNHCGRYTLIASKKMVGVFISVWINTSLFKRYSISSVKVSAVACGAMGYLGNKGSVAVSMSIERTSFCFIAAHLASGEKKGDEGRRNQQVSEIFKRTTFPRHFRDKCIPRPLTILGHDQIFWFGDLNYRLYLENDLARELIKKQDWTALQEFDQLRQELGDGGVFQGWREGNIEFAPTYKYSKYNRNRYSGTQPSRAGEKQRTPAWCDRILWYGKGVKQHSYFRSESKFSDHRPVSALFSTQIEVIKSGEATVVSLQPDVPTTVSSKHTEQEICNIEASPTLISLNTKELDASPLDKKGCRRSKRL; this comes from the exons ATGGATACAATCACCACCAGGCATGGATACTACTACAAACCTCATCTCAAAACGTTCGGTCGTTGGTTTTCTAATAAGCACAAGACCAAATCTCGGTCGTCTCTTTTCAAAGAGCTTGCAG ATGAGTCTGGAGATGAATACGAGGATGATGGCTCGTTCATGTCATCAGAGATGGATCCTTGCATTTCAATCAATGAATTGAG GATATTTGTGGCTACTTGGAATGTTGCTGGAAGATCTCCAGGTGGGAGTTTGGTTGTCGATTTGGATGAATGGCTAAATGTTAAAGAGTCTGCCGACATCTATGTTCTTGG ATTTCAAGAAATCGTACCGCTGAAAGCTAAAAACGTCATTGGAGGAGAAGATTTAACTGCAGCGACGAACTGGAACCTACTTATAGGACAAATACTGAACGATAGAT GTGGAATATCAACAGCAAGCCTAGAAGAAGACGAAGAAGAAGGGCTTAATCACTGTGGAAGGTACACACTAATAGCAAGCAAGAAGATGGTTGGAGTGTTCATAAGTGTATGGATAAACACATCATTGTTCAAGAGGTACAGCATATCAAGTGTAAAAGTGAGTGCTGTAGCTTGTGGGGCTATGGGTTATTTGGGAAACAAAGGTTCGGTGGCTGTTAGCATGTCAATTGAAAGAACTAGCTTTTGTTTTATTGCTGCTCATCTGGCTTCTGGAGAGAAGAAAGGGGATGAAGGGAGGAGAAATCAACAAGTTTCTGAGATTTTCAAGCGAACAACTTTTCCTCGACACTTTCGAGATAAATGCATTCCTCGGCCTCTTACAATTCTAGGACATGA CCAAATATTTTGGTTCGGAGACCTCAATTACAGGTTATACTTGGAGAATGATTTAGCTAGGGAGCTGATAAAGAAGCAAGATTGGACAGCACTTCAAGAGTTTGATCAGTTACGACAAGAGCTGGGAGATGGTGGAGTGTTTCAAGGGTGGAGAGAAGGAAACATAGAATTTGCACCTACTTATAAGTATTCCAAATATAATAGGAATCGGTACTCTGGTACACAACCTAGCAGAGCAGGAGAAAAGCAAAGGACACCAGCATG GTGTGACAGGATCTTATGGTATGGAAAAGGAGTAAAGCAACATTCTTATTTCCGTAGTGAGAGCAAGTTCTCAGATCACAGGCCAGTATCTGCTCTTTTCTCCACACAGATTGAAGTCATCAAGTCAGGTGAAGCAACAGTGGTTTCGCTCCAACCTGATGTACCCACTACGGTTTCCTCTAAACATACT GAACAAGAGATATGTAACATAGAGGCTTCACCAACATTGATTTCGCTAAATACCAAAGAGTTAGACGCGTCACCATTAGACAAAAAAGGTTGCAGAAGAAGCAAAAGGTTGTGA